A single window of Anopheles moucheti chromosome 2, idAnoMoucSN_F20_07, whole genome shotgun sequence DNA harbors:
- the LOC128310221 gene encoding C-type lectin domain family 4 member K-like: MSFKTFFLSLCVVVAAFNCIEAEKTFTVFTKRTSFFEAWQDCNSYNGYLASIRSSTEQSLVEQAMAKTGNPNGIYFIGGTDLGRDGRWMWIGTNSLLKSNDYRNFYPGEPNNLGGNQHCLTVGNWGAENRGKWDDQVCSKIVDGYVCAFEV, encoded by the exons ATGTCGTTCAAGACTTTCTTCCTATCGCTGTGCGTGGTTGTGGCCGCATTCAATTGCATTGAAG CCGAAAAGACCTTCACCGTTTTCACCAAAAGGACCTCGTTTTTCGAGGCGTGGCAAGACTGCAATTCCTACAATGGATATTTGGCATCCATTCGGTCATCAACCGAGCAAAGTCTAGTGGAACAAGCTATGGCCAAAACTGGCAATCCCAATGGCATATATTTCATTGGAGGAACTGACCTCGGCCgtgatggtcgatggatgtggatTGGCACGAACAGTCTGTTGAAGAGCAACGACTACCGGAACTTCTATCCAGGAGAGCCTAACAATCTCGGAGGCAACCAGCACTGTCTGACGGTCGGAAACTGGGGAGCAGAGAACCGTGGTAAATGGGATGATCAGGTGTGCTCAAAGATAGTAGATGGATATGTGTGCGCATTCgaagtttaa
- the LOC128298670 gene encoding C-type lectin domain family 4 member K-like, with translation MSFKTFFLSLCVVVAAFNCIEAKTKYIVFTKSASFFEAWQDCNYYNGYLASIRSSSEQRLVEQAMATTDNPNGIYFIGGTDLGRDGRWMWIGTNSLLKSNDYRNFYPGEPNNLGGNQHCLTVGNWGAENRGKWDDQVCSKIVDGYVCAFEV, from the exons ATGTCGTTCAAGACTTTCTTCCTATCGCTGTGCGTGGTGGTGGCCGCATTCAATTGCATTGAAG CCAAAACGAAGTACATCGTTTTCACCAAAAGCGCCTCGTTTTTCGAGGCGTGGCAAGACTGCAATTACTACAATGGATATTTGGCATCCATTCGGTCATCATCCGAGCAAAGGCTAGTTGAACAAGCAATGGCCACAACTGACAATCCCAATGGCATATATTTCATTGGAGGAACTGACCTCGGCCgtgatggtcgatggatgtggatTGGCACGAACAGTCTGTTGAAGAGCAACGACTACCGGAACTTCTATCCAGGAGAGCCTAACAATCTCGGAGGCAACCAGCACTGTCTGACGGTCGGAAACTGGGGAGCAGAGAACCGTGGTAAATGGGATGATCAGGTGTGCTCAAAGATAGTAGATGGATATGTGTGCGCATTCgaagtttaa